Proteins encoded together in one Impatiens glandulifera chromosome 1, dImpGla2.1, whole genome shotgun sequence window:
- the LOC124922212 gene encoding mitochondrial outer membrane protein porin 2-like, protein MYKGPGLFTDIGKKAKDLLTKDYLSDQKFSVSTYSDAGVAITSTAVKKGGLSTGDVAAQYKYKNTLVDVKVDTESNISTTLTVTEVVPSTKTIVSFKLPDYNSGKLEVQYFHHHAALTTAVALKQSPHVDLSLTIGTPTFAIGAEAGYETNSGSFSKYTAGISITKPDSSASIILGDKGNTIRASYVHHFDHLKKSSAVAEIARTLSTNENTFTVGGLFAVDHLTSVKARLNNNGKLGALLQHEVLPKSLVTISSEFDTKALEKTPKFGLSLALKP, encoded by the exons ATGTACAAGGGACCGGGACTCTTCACGGATATTGGCAAGAAAGCCAAAG ATCTGTTGACAAAAGACTATCTATCGGATCAGAAGTTCTCCGTTTCCACTTACAGTGATGCTGGTGTG GCCATCACATCAACTGCTGTGAAGAAGGGAGGACTATCAACTGGTGATGTTGCAGCACAATACAAGTACAAGAATACTTTAGTTGATGTCAAAGTTGATACAGAATCCAAC ATCTCAACAACTTTGACTGTTACTGAGGTGGTCCCTTCAACAAAGACCATAGTTTCATTCAAACTGCCTGATTACAATTCTGGGAAG CTGGAGGTTCAATACTTCCATCACCATGCAGCATTAACTACTGCTGTTGCTTTGAAGCAATCACCTCATGTCGATCTTTCCCTTACAATTGGTACTCCTACATTTGCCATTGGTGCTGAAGCTGGATATGAGACCAATTCTGGTAGCTTCTCTAAGTATACAGCTGGCATCAGCATAACCAAGCCAGATTCTTCTGCATCGATAATTCT GGGAGATAAAGGAAACACGATAAGAGCTTCATATGTCCATCATTTCGATCATCTGAAGAAGAGTTCAGCAGTTGCAGAGATAGCTAGAACATTGTCCACAAACGAGAACACGTTTACAGTTGGAGGATTGTTTGCAGTTGATCATCTTACATCTGTCAAAGCAAGGTTGAACAATAATGGAAAACTCGGGGCACTATTGCAGCACGAAGTCCTGCCGAAATCGCTCGTCACCATTTCCAGTGAGTTCGACACAAAAGCCTTAGAGAAGACTCCCAAGTTCGGTTTGTCCCTTGCACTCAAGCCATGA